The Bacteroidota bacterium genomic sequence AAATATGGGCATCTCCAAGGGTATGGACGAAATCACCGGCCTCCAGGCCGGTAACCTGAGCCAGCATCTTCGTCAGCAAGGCATAAGAAGCTATATTAAAGGGTACTCCTAAAAAGATATCCGCACTGCGTTGATATAATTGGCAACTTAATTTGTTGTTGGCAACATAAAACTGAAAGAGCACATGGCAGGGGGGCAGTGCCATTTTGTCAACTTCTGCAGGGTTCCAGGCACTTACCAGTAACCTCCTGGAGTCGGGATGGTTTTTTATGTTTTCAACAAGTTTGGAGATCTGATCAATGTGGCCACCCTCCGGGGTTGGCCATGACCGCCACTGATAACCGTAGATGGGACCCAGTTCCCCTTTGGAATCGGCCCATTCATCCCAAATGGATACCCCATGATCTTTCAGGTATTTTATGTTTGTGTCTCCATTCAGAAACCAGAGAAGTTCATAAATGATGGACTTGAGGTGTACCTTTTTGGTGGTCAGCAACGGAAATCCTTCCTGCAGATTAAACCTCATCTGATACCCAAATACACTTAAGGTCCCGGTGCCGGTTCTGTCACTTTTTTCTACTCCATGTTTTATCACATGGTCTAACAAATCGAGATATTGTCTCATGTAATTTATTTATATTTAATAAGATTAACTTAAACCTCCCGGTAAATACTACTGGGTAAAGTAAAAATGCCGGGATTCTTAGTTATATAAAAACAAATTATTAAAGTTCAGTTGATTATAACAAATCAATATTTTCTCAAAATTAATAAAAAGTAAATGGAAATTAATTTAAAATAAAAGATAGGGTATTATTCTTTGAGTCATAATAAAATATAGCTGAGGGATGCCTTTTTACATAAACAGGATTGGGGAAGATGGAAAATTCTAACAAAAAAAATTATAAAATCATTAAATAATTTCTGATATAACTTACCTTTACTGTACATTTTTTGCAGAAATATTATGGCAGGTAGTTATTATTTAATTTGGGTAAGAGCAGTAATAACCACTGTTCTCGTATTTGTCTTCATGACGTTTGGACCAGCGAAAGGTGCAAAAAACATCAAGACAGTTTTATCTTTTCCGGATAAGTATCATAAGGCTCAAAATTTTGAAAGGCAGGGGAATAAAGCACAAGCGGTTATT encodes the following:
- a CDS encoding thymidylate synthase — its product is MRQYLDLLDHVIKHGVEKSDRTGTGTLSVFGYQMRFNLQEGFPLLTTKKVHLKSIIYELLWFLNGDTNIKYLKDHGVSIWDEWADSKGELGPIYGYQWRSWPTPEGGHIDQISKLVENIKNHPDSRRLLVSAWNPAEVDKMALPPCHVLFQFYVANNKLSCQLYQRSADIFLGVPFNIASYALLTKMLAQVTGLEAGDFVHTLGDAHIYLNHIEQVKLQLSRTPRPLPAMKINPERKNIFNFCYEDFKLENYNPYPGIKAPIAV